The following proteins come from a genomic window of Pseudochaenichthys georgianus chromosome 19, fPseGeo1.2, whole genome shotgun sequence:
- the LOC117464792 gene encoding protein outspread isoform X5, with protein sequence MSLKDNACRKFQANIFNKSKCQNCFKPRESHLLNDEDLNQAKPIYGGWLLLAPEGTNFDNPLHRSRKWQRRFFILYEHGLLRYALDEMPSTLPQGTINMNQCSDVIDGESRTGQKNSLCILTPEKEHFIRAECKEIINGWQEALTVYPRTNKQNQKKKRKVDPPCHQGGRNASQCFSTEDMNGHPEPGPAKVTVTSSGGGSIPCLPSSIAGAERVPMSRTTLWQEESRWSRASIPCSRSASCLSQLGQSQPESSVTTQDDAGSMSTGRKVRVESGYFSLEKTKSEPSPQFALSPQSVQPPQHLPLSSSASSSSVGALSPRRSQVMGRFEEGQSEEHMDTSSSNEPSANPTLIQRQGRSERRYLASKHDLSLDAGKDRSVPDVSSSTFANLRRAKSLDRRVTESSMTPDLLNFKKGWMTKLYEDGMWKKHWFVLTDQNLRYYKDSIAEEASLMDGEIDLSTCYDVKEFPVQRNYGFQILCKEGACTLSAMTSGIRRNWIQAIMTNVRPTIAPDVTRKNISLKLSVLKPRSLPEEKAQANVMLEPCPQASPELSTSPEAPKSFVHTQTSGSNASGPLSEQRKSRVRERRRDGRSKTFDWSEFKMEQTEKRAKERADTVDLTSSFSTTSSFCSTSSSPSSLESSPISTSSLQTSSLSGAHPPSMTPEADKESVRRGVLPHGTTSAPHMPNTVTVTMTSTLNTTSPVPPSIPECHEQGKMEVDHPAAMHPASEDKKKNKNPDVHQEIEQRWHQVETTPLREEKQVAINTASGNSSNSDRLPADELAVLLDKELGEKQQELDRLQKQNNVLKEHLEDALGREHSARQGYVLQSATSPSSSPQRVPWQRLHALNEDLQGELETQKQKQDLAQQQIRTLKRSYTEAQDAVDHHESGIQALQTKLASAMAEIWASEQAVARMRNELKLEQNRSKEQEDEYGRGEATLRAQLKDSEDRLREVEASLLERNQALRHLERQQALQRDHVREIQRLQEQLQEVTARIHVTEEGQALKEERLRKDQHSLQESHEKERQNLCRKLAEAETAQKEMEVRVLEAEQQVDALLRGRQASGAKESREEMLKLREELAQKTDMVESLRESVRRLEEEKGHLTCRCQELLNQIAEADREVNKLRNRLETEEADYYTLEHSYERATQEFQKMSQFLREKEEEIRQTKEMYERLMVRKEEDLKEALIKMAALGNSLEETEQKLQAKEELLCHTSQNLLDRVEPCSAEKDLQAKLVVAEDRIAELEQHLNALQLGYADLRMERQHIPDKSKKARLKTSASLAANTDLLLTYDNSSKTENSQDDKESQAKRPRIRFSTIQCQKYISLEGMDTINASTAFADTTQLVNEDVKEDTDFSKGNISDITFSPSSDPEKFISIIHALETKLLATEDTLRNLTQNVGEQSNQAEDASQDDLKMTDTNPIPNKEFSNGSGTQSSAANKHYAKALLCVESSREKVRTILNGSHVTTGSQLHSLSEIENHLFNASLFIRQGQTTEEQSPVVHANTTPETLDKEALHLFAKTLSFEAVVLNKMALLLQTSKSDLLQSLAEIWEDLENIQRGDKECLAIVYADVLTRKLMLESSFWKELEKAETDVAKSKEESVSADVDSTVIFNTLIKAELAYTIQNLKMCYEEKFKILKREITEAHDNLHQREMALKTIIEASKRPDLINVIKEVKNNFEFGEQKLADISPPELAPYMEQIEMEEARDLAEEVVDRHLAREMPSCGINSIESLQHAHDDLANELQRQAKILHKFAQEIENGGNHPRLAQMIHGLLGHQTSHGLTSTSVCMRDALIQAQVVYVACRLQAMHEQDLGWCKQTGQNMDALVQQHARKVNAIQENYEASLKEERLTLTQAVSTLKKENHTLKSEISKRVNQLSQQQDQLALLEERFQKDTEELKQRHTHELSQAEKGRASTELALMDTTADTQQKLEVLLVDMETMEGRHEGHVRKLEEQFEQRICELQQIHKGEIEKLHSQYVENVQCIQQHNQGLEVSHSPPCDEAPTPMDEEEQGKGEDAHTRSEVDSMLVLKDRIQELEAQMSTMKDELENKHLEGDVASLREKYQRDFESLKATCERGFATMEDTHHKVINDLQRQHQREIAKLMEERERLLAEETAATIAAIEAMKNAHKEELNKTHRSQLSGLNADIDELRLQYEEELQSIHRELEVLSEQYSQKCLENAHLAQALEAERQALRQCQRENQELNAHNQELNNRLTTEITRMRSCFSGETAMSPLTQGKDVYELEVLLRIKESEIQYLKQEIHSLKDELQSALRDKKYATEKYKDIYTELSIVKAKADCDISKLKEKLLIATEALGERNVDGTVTPGYDIMKSKSNPEFLKKERSNAAKQSRGLRSKSLKEGLTVLERMKLFEAKDSKKI encoded by the exons CCCAGCACCCTGCCACAGGGGACGATCAATATGAACCAGTGCTCCGACGTCATCGACGGAGAGTCCAGGACGGGGCAGAAGAACTCGCTGTGCATCCTGACCCCGGAGAAAGAGCACTTTATACGCGCTGAGTGCAAAGAAATTATCAACGG GTGGCAGGAGGCTCTGACTGTTTACCCCCGGACCAACAAGCAGAACCAGAAGAAGAAACGCAAAGTGGACCCACCCTGTCACCAG GGTGGAAGAAATGCAAGCCAGTGTTTTTCCACTGAAGACATGAATGGACACCCA GAGCCCGGCCCTGCCAAGGTGACGGTAACAAGCAGCGGGGGGGGCAGCATCCCCTGCCTGCCCAGCAGCATCGCCGGCGCCGAGAGGGTCCCGATGAGCCGCACCACTCTGTGGCAGGAGGAGAGCCGCTGGAGCCGCGCCTCCATCCCCTGCAGCCGCAGCGCCTCCTGCCTCAGCCAGCTGGGCCAGAGCCAACCGGAGTCCAGTGTCACTACTCAGGACG ATGCCGGATCCATGAGCACTGGACGCAAGGTACGAGTGGAGAGCGGCTACTTCTCCCTGGAGAAGACCAAGTCGGAGCCCTCCCCACAGTTTGCCCTGTCCCCACAGTCTGTGCAGCCGCCCCAGCACCTGCCGCTGTCCTCTTCAGCCTCGTCCTCCTCTGTAGGAGCTCTCAGTCCCAG ACGTTCTCAAGTCATGGGCCGATTCGAGGAAGGTCAGTCTGAAGAGCACATGGACACAAGCAGCTCCAATGAGCCCTCGGCTAACCCCACGCTAATCCAGAGACAAGGGCGCAGCGAGAGGCGCTATCTGGCTAGTAAACAT GACCTGTCCCTGGATGCAGGAAAGGACCGTTCAGTCCCTGATGTGTCCAGCTCCACTTTTGCTAACTTAAGAAGAGCCAAGTCCCTGGACCGCAGAGTCACCGAGTCCTCCATGACT CCAGATCTGCTGAACTTCAAAAAAGGATGGATGACAAAGCTGTACGAAGATGGGATG TGGAAGAAACACTGGTTTGTCCTGACTGATCAGAATTTGCGATACTACAAGGACTCAATAGCCGAGGAG GCTTCATTAATGGATGGTGAGATCGACCTCTCCACTTGTTATGATGTCAAAGAGTTCCCGGTCCAGAGGAACTACGGCTTCCAAATCCTG TGTAAGGAGGGAGCGTGCACCCTGTCTGCCATGACCTCTGGAATCCGTCGCAACTGGATCCAGGCCATCATGACGAATGTGCGGCCCACTATTGCCCCTGATGTCACTCG GAAAAACATCTCTCTGAAACTGTCCGTTCTGAAGCCCAG ATCCCTCCCTGAAGAGAAGGCACAAGCCAATGTGATGTTAGAGCCGTGTCCACAggcctcacctgagctgagcacAAGTCCTGAAGCCCCAAAGTCCTTCGTCCACACACAGACATCTGGAAGCAACGCCTCTGGCCCTCTCTCCGAGCAACGTAAAAGCCGAGTCCGTGAGCGCAGACGAGACGGTCGCTCCAAGACTTTTGACTGGTCCGAGTTTAAAATGGAGCAGACAGAAAAGCGAGCAAAGGAGCGAGCGGACACAGTGGACCTCACTTCATCTTTCTCTACAACGTCCTCGTTTTGCTCTACCTCCTCTTCGCCTTCCTCATTAGAGTCCTCTCCTATCTCTACCTCCTCCCTCCAAACGTCCTCTCTGTCAGGCGCTCACCCACCTTCTATGACCCCAGAAGCAGACAAGGAGAGTGTTAGGAGGGGCGTCCTCCCACATGGCACAACCAGTGCCCCGCACATGCCAAATACTGTTACCGTCACTATGACTTCCACGCTTAACACGACATCACCAGTACCGCCATCAATACCTGAATGCCATGAGCAAGGAAAGATGGAAGTGGACCACCCAGCAGCAATGCATCCTGctagtgaagataagaagaaaaataaaaaccCGGATGTCCATCAAGAGATCGAGCAGCGGTGGCATCAGGTGGAGACGACGCCGTTAAGAGAAGAGAAGCAAGTTGCCATCAACACAGCTTCCGGAAACTCTAGTAACTCTGACAGATTGCCGGCTGATGAGCTTGCGGTGCTGCTGGACAAAGAG TTGGGAGAGAAGCAGCAGGAGCTGGACCGACTGCAGAAGCAAAACAATGTTTtaaaagagcacctggaggaTGCACTCGGGAGGGAACACAGTGCCAGACAGGGCTATGTGCTGCAG AGTGCAACATCCCCTTCCTCTTCACCGCAAAGAGTGCCGTGGCAGCGCCTGCACGCGCTTAATGAAGATTTGCAGGGCGAGTTGGAAACCCAAAAGCAAAAGCAGGATCTTGCTCAGCAGCAGATTCGGACACTAAAGCGAAGCTACACAGAAGCACAGGATGCGGTAGACCACCACGAGTCTGGTATTCAGGCTCTGCAGACTAAGCTAGCATCTGCAATGGCCGAAATCTGGGCGAGCGAACAGGCTGTTGCCAGAATGCGCAATGAGCTCAAGCTCGAACAGAATCGTTCAAAGGAACAAGAAGATGAATATGGGCGCGGTGAGGCCACACTACGTGCCCAGCTAAAGGACAGTGAGGATAGACTCCGTGAAGTAGAAGCCAGCCTCTTGGAGAGAAACCAGGCCCTCAGGCACCTGGAGCGCCAGCAGGCCCTGCAACGAGACCATGTTAGAGAGATTCAACGGCTCCAGGAGCAGCTGCAAGAGGTCACTGCTAGGATACATGTGACCGAAGAGGGTCAAGCACTAAAGGAGGAGCGCCTGAGGAAGGATCAGCACAGCCTGCAAGAGAGTCATGAGAAGGAAAGGCAGAATCTGTGTCGAAAATTAGCCGAGGCTGAAACTGCACAGAAAGAGATGGAGGTCCGTGTGCTAGAGGCGGAGCAGCAGGTGGACGCCTTGTTAAGAGGCAGGCAGGCTTCTGGGGCAAAAGAAAGCAGGGAGGAAATGCTGAAGTTGCGAGAGGAACTGGCCCAGAAGACCGACATGGTGGAGTCACTAAGGGAGAGTGTGCGCAGGCTAGAAGAAGAGAAAGGCCATCTCACCTGCCGCTGTCAGGAGCTTCTTAACCAGATAGCAGAAGCAGACCGTGAGGTGAACAAGCTTCGCAATCGCCTCGAAACAGAAGAAGCCGATTACTACACCCTAGAGCACTCCTATGAGAGGGCTACTCAAGAGTTTCAGAAAATGAGCCAGTTCCTACGAGAAAAAGAGGAGGAGATCCGGCAGACTAAGGAAATGTATGAGAGGCTGATGGTACGCAAGGAGGAGGATTTGAAAGAAGCCCTTATTAAAATGGCTGCACTTGGCAACAGCTTGGAGGAAACGGAACAGAAGTTGCAAGCGAAGGAGGAGCTTCTTTGTCATACGAGTCAAAATCTCTTGGATAGAGTTGAACCCTGTAGTGCTGAGAAGGACCTGCAGGCCAAGCTTGTTGTTGCAGAGGATCGCATAGCAGAGCTTGAGCAGCATCTCAATGCCCTGCAGCTGGGCTATGCTGACCTACGCATGGAAAGGCAGCACATCCCAGACAAGAGCAAGAAGGCGAGGCTTAAAACCTCCGCCTCCTTAGCAGCGAACACCGATCTCTTACTTACCTATGACAATTCATCCAAGACGGAGAACTCCCAAGATGATAAGGAGTCTCAAGCAAAGAGACCAAGGATACGTTTTTCCACAATTCAGTGCCAGAAATACATAAGTCTCGAGGGCATGGACACTATCAATGCGAGCACCGCGTTTGCAGACACAACACAACTTGTAAACGAGGATGTTAAGGAAGATACCGATTTTAGTAAAGGGAACATCTCTGATATTACTTTCTCTCCCAGTAGTGACCCAGAGAAGTTCATTTCTATCATACACGCCCTAGAGACTAAGCTGCTAGCCACAGAGGATACACTCAGAAACCTCACACAAAATGTAGGGGAGCAATCCAACCAAGCAGAAGATGCATCTCAGGATGATCTGAAGATGACCGACACAAATCCTATCCCCAATAAGGAGTTTAGTAATGGAAGTGGGACACAGAGTAGTGCTGCCAATAAGCATTATGCCAAGGCCCTGTTGTGTGTGGAGAGCAGTCGAGAGAAAGTCAGGACTATTCTTAATGGCTCTCATGTTACCACCGGTTCACAGCTGCACTCATTGTCAGAGATAGAGAACCATTTGTTCAATGCATCACTGTTCATCCGACAAGGACAAACGACCGAGGAGCAGTCGCCAGTTGTCCATGCAAATACGACCCCAGAGACTCTAGATAAAGAAGCTTTGCACCTCTTTGCCAAAACGTTATCGTTCGAGGCGGTTGTTCTGAATAAAATGGCCTTGTTATTACAGACGTCAAAGTCTGACCTCCTACAGTCTCTTGCCGAGATATGGGAAGACTTGGAGAACATTCAACGAGGTGACAAAGAGTGCTTGGCTATAGTGTATGCTGACGTCTTGACCAGGAAGTTGATGTTAGAAAGTTCATTCTGGAAAGAATTGGAGAAAGCTGAGACGGATGTTGCTAAATCCAAAGAGGAAAGTGTTTCAGCTGATGTTGATTCCACAGTTATCTTTAACACTTTAATTAAAGCTGAGCTAGCCTACACTATTCAAAACCTTAAAATGTGCTATGAAGAGaaattcaaaatactgaaaaggGAGATAACTGAAGCTCATGATAACCTGCATCAAAGGGAAATGGCCTTGAAAACAATTATTGAAGCTTCCAAAAGGCCTGATTtgataaatgtaataaaagaAGTCAAAAATAACTTTGAGTTTGGAGAACAAAAGTTAGCAGACATTTCCCCCCCTGAACTAGCGCCCTACATGGAGCAAATTGAAATGGAAGAGGCTAGAGACTTGGCTGAGGAAGTCGTAGACAGACATTTGGCTCGAGAAATGCCATCTTGTGGTATTAATTCTATTGAATCGCTGCAACATGCACATGACGACTTGGCCAACGAGCTTCAAAGACAAGCAAAAATCCTCCATAAGTTTGCTCAAGAGATAGAAAATGGCGGAAACCATCCTAGACTGGCTCAAATGATCCACGGTCTTCTGGGCCACCAAACCTCACATGGTTTAACAAGTACCTCTGTCTGTATGCGCGACGCCCTAATCCAGGCGCAGGTAGTTTATGTGGCATGCAGGTTACAGGCCATGCATGAACAAGACTTGGGCTGGTGCAAACAGACGGGTCAAAACATGGATGCTCTTGTCCAACAGCACGCCCGAAAAGTCAACGCAATCCAAGAAAATTATGAAGCATCATTAAAGGAGGAGCGCCTGACTTTAACACAAGCCGTTTCCACTCTCAAGAAGGAGAACCATACGCTTAAGAGTGAGATCAGCAAACGTGTGAACCAGCTTTCACAGCAGCAGGACCAACTGGCTCTCCTGGAGGAGCGTTTCCAGAAGGACACTGAAGAGCTGAAACAGAGGCATACGCACGAGCTAAGCCAAGCTGAGAAAGGCCGTGCCTCCACAGAGCTGGCCCTCATGGACACTACAGCTGACACTCAGCAAAAGCTAGAAGTCCTGCTGGTGGACATGGAAACCATGGAGGGGCGGCACGAGGGTCACGTGAGGAAACTGGAAGAGCAGTTTGAACAGCGGATCTGTGAGCTCCAGCAAATCCACAAAGGGGAGATTGAAAAGTTACATTCCCAGTATGTGGAAAACGTTCAATGTATCCAACAGCACAATCAAGGTCTTGAGGTTTCCCACTCGCCTCCTTGTGACGAGGCCCCTACACCAATGGATGAGGAGGAGCAGGGGAAGGGGGAGGATGCACATACCAGGTCCGAGGTGGACTCCATGCTGGTTCTGAAGGACCGGATCCAGGAGCTGGAGGCTCAGATGAGCACCATGAAGGACGAACTGGAGAACAAGCACCTCGAAGGAGATGTGGCCAGCCTGAGAGAGAAATACCAGAGAGACTTTGAGAGTCTTAAG GCTACGTGTGAACGTGGCTTTGCAACAATGGAAGACACACACCACAAGGTGATAAATGACCTCCAGAGGCAGCATCAGAGGGAGATCGCAAAACTtatggaagagagagagagacttttGGCTGAGGAGACTGCTGCCACAATTGCTG ctattGAAGCAATGAAGAATGCACACAAGGAGGAACTGAACAAGACCCACCGTTCCCAACTGAGCGGACTGAACGCTGACATTGATGAACTGCGCTTACAATACGA GGAGGAGCTGCAGTCGATCCACAGAGAACTGGAGGTGCTGTCGGAGCAGTACTCTCAGAAATGTCTGGAGAACGCTCACCTGGCCCAGGCCCTGGAGGCCGAGAGGCAGGCCCTCAGGCAGTGTCAGAGAGAGAACCAGGAGCTCAACGCTCACAACCAG GAACTAAACAACCGACTGACTACAGAGATCACTCGGATGCGCTCCTGCTTCAGTGGAGAAACGGCAATGTCACCACTTACCCAGGGAAAAGATGTGTATGAACTTGAG GTGTTGCTACGAATTAAGGAGTCGGAGATCCAGTATCTTAAGCAGGAGATCCACTCTTTGAAAGATGAACTgcagtctgctttaagg GACAAGAAGTATGCCACAGAAAAATATAAAGACATCTACACAGAGCTCAGCATTGTGAAAGCAAAGGCTGACTGCGACATCAGCAAACTGAAGGAGAAGCTGCTCATTGCAACAGAAGCTTTAGGAGAGAGGAACGTCGATGGAACGGTCACCCCTGGATACG ataTCATGAAATCAAAAAGTAATCCAGAATTCCTGAAAAAGGAACGATCAAACGCCGCCAAGCAATCAAGAGGCCTAAGGTCAAAG